The Acidobacteriota bacterium region CCGGGTTCGTGATTGGCTTTCCAACCAATGGCAATTTCCAGTTCCGCCCGCAAGGCTTCGGCCCAGCCAATGATGAACACCGAAGCGCGCGATTTTTCCAGCGCCAGCAAGGCTTTGGACTTGCCCGTCTTGCTGTTGGAATCAATGCCGTCGGTGACCAACACGACGATGCGGCGACCGTTCGGTTGCGATTGCAATTTGTCGGCGGCCAGCCTCAACGCATCATGGTAGCTGGATTTGATGCCGACGCGGAATTTGGACGCCAGCGAATTCAATGCCTGCTGGCGGTCGTTCGTCCAATCCTGGATCAGTTGCACTTTGTCGGAATACTGGATGATGGCAATTTGGTCTTCGGGGGAAAGGGTCGAGACAAATTGATTGGCGAACGTGCGCGTCGTCGGATTGCTGATGACCTGGTAATCGGGACCTGTTTCCCAAATCGGCCGTTCGGCTTTGTAATACCGTTCGGTCGCGGCGTTTTTGAAGGTGCCGATTTCGTTGCTGCAATCCATCACCAGCACGATGTTTGCCGGTTCGCGTTTGACGCGCGTCACCTGGCGCGCTTCGCCTTCTTCCAGCACCAAAACGTCTTTCGCCTGCAAATCGTCCACAAAATTGCCTTCGGCGTCATAGGCCATCAGCGGCAGCACGACTTCGCGCGTTTCGATCCGCAGCGGCGGCGCTTCGCCGGGTTTGGGTTGCTGTTCGCCGGGTTTTTGTGGCGGCTTGCGACCGGATTGCGCGAAAACGCTTACCCGCCCAAACATCAGAAAAAAGGCAAAAGGCAAAAGGCAAAAGGCAAAAGGCAAAAATGGGAGCGGGAAGCTCGGTCTTCCGCATTTTTGATTTTTGAAATTTGCCTTTTGCCTTTTGATTTTCATAGCTCAATCCACTCAGCCGGTCGGTCGTACGGCGCGACTTTGACGCGTTGTTCGGCGTTGGCGGAAAACAGCGGCGCGCGCGCTTGCAGGGCGTTGATCGCCGCCAGCCGCGCGACATCGGGATGATTCGTGTTTTGCGACAAATGCGCCAGCACGATGTGCTGGGCTTTGCCGTCGAAATCTTCCGTCAAATAGCGCGCCATTTCGTCGTTCGACGTGTGGCCATGCCGTCCCATGATTCGTTGTTTCAATGCCCACGGGTAATACGTGCACGCGCGCAGCATTTCGGTTTCGTAATTGGCTTCGATAATCAGCAAATCGCAGCCGCGAAACCGGTCCGCCGCCAAATTGTTGATGTAACCCAGATCAACGGCGATTCCCATTTTGGTGCCCCCAGCTTCGACGGTGAACGCCATCGGATCGGCGGCATCGTGCGGAATCTTGAACGGGCTGAAGCGGAACGCCCCGATTTCGAAATCTTGCGAACATGTGATGGCTTCGCCGCGACGAACGTATTTGCTTTTATCGGCAAGATTGCAAGCTTCGAGCGTCGCTGTGGAGACGTAAACCGGCGTACCATATTGCTTGGAAAGCATTCCGAGGCCACGGGCATGGTCCCCGTGTTCGTGGGTGATGACGATGGCATCCAGCCGCGCAGGGTCTTCGCCAACAGATTGAATGCGTCGAATGGTTTCGCGTGCGCTCAATCCGCAATCAATCAACACGCGAGTTTCACCGGCGACCAACAAGGTCGCATTGCCCGCACTGCCACTGCCTAAAACGCAAACACGCATGGGAAATGAATTGAAGGAATTGGGGTGAACGATTGAGCACGCATCTTAGCAAACGCGACGTGGACTCAACAGCTTGCCAGTTTGGAGTGCTGCGCCTTCGGCGCAACTTTGATAGTCTTTGCAGACGAAGATGCTTTCTACCCAACTCATGCCAGCCCAGGTTTACTTGAATGGGCAAAAATTCAAGGGACTACCAAAGCTACGCCAAGAGCGTAGCACTCCAAATTATTATTTCTGCGTCAACGCTTTGACTTTCAGCGGTAAACCCAGAATGTTGATGAAGCCTGCGGCGTCTTTTTGATCATAGCTGGCGCCCATCGTGAACGACGCCAGATCGGGACGATACAGCGTGTTTGGCGAAGTGCGTCCGGCGACAATGACGTTGCCCTTGTACAGTTTCAGTTTGCACGTGCCGCTGACCGGCGCCATCAATGTGTTGACGAAAGCATCAATCGCTTCGCGCAGGGGAGTGAACCATTGGCCGAAATACACCATCTCGGCGTATTTGTGGGCGATGATTTCCTTGTAATGCGCCGATTCGCGGTCCAGGCAGAGCGATTCCAGTTCGCGCAACGCGGCCAGTAACAAAGTTCCGCCCGGCGTTTCATATACGCCGCGCGATTTCATGCCGACCAGGCGGTTTTCGACCAAATCCACGCGCCCGCAACCGTGACGCCCGCCAATCTGATTCAGCTTTTCAATCAACGGAATCGGATCGAGCGCTTCGCCATTGACGCTGACAGGAACACCGCTTTCAAACCCGATTTCGACGTATTCCGGTGCGTCCGGCGCTTTTTCCGGCGCGACGGTCAACTCAAACATGGATTCTTCTGGTTCGTTGGCTGGGTCTTCCAAAATGCCACCTTCGTGCGACAAATGCCAGATATTACGGTCGTGGGAGTAAATCTTTTCGCGGCTGGCGGTGATCGGGATTTGACGTTCGGTGGCGTAATCAATCGCATCTTCGCGGGAAACGATGTCCCATTCGCGCCACGGAGCGATGACTTCCATTTCCGGAGCCAGCGCTTTGAACGTCAGCTCAAAACGAACCTGGTCGTTGCCTTTGCCCGTGCACCCATGTGCCAGCGCCGTGCAGCCGGTTTGTTTGGCGATTTCGACCTGGCGTTTGGCGATGACCGGGCGCGCGAAGGACGTGCCCAGCAGATATTTGTGTTCGTATACGGCTCCGGCTTTCAACGTAGGCCAGATGTATTCGGTGATGAATTCGTGGCGCAGGTCTTCGACGTAACATTCCACTGCGCCGGTTTTCAGCGCTTTATCCGTCAGGCCGTCCAACTCTTCGGCTTGGCCGACATCGCCCGCGATGGCGACGACTTCGCAGTGATAGTTTTCCTTCAGCCAGGGAATAATGATCGAGGTATCGAGTCCGCCGGAATACGCCAGCGCGACACGTTTGATGGGATTGCTCAAAGTAGTATTTGCCTCCGAATGACTAGGGTTGGGTTTGAATCAAGTGCGGATTATACACAGCGAAGTAGATGATGCGTAGTTGCTGATTCCAATCCTCTTGCCGACGGGGATGGGAGCAATTGCTTGCCCGAAGAAGCAGGCGGGAGTAGGCTCCTCTGCGGCTTTTTTCAGCATGAACTGATTGGCAACTTATTCCAATTCTCCATTCGCAAATGTATGCGAACAGCCGCGAGCGGATTGGCCATGCGCATTGTTTTGCCTCAACTCGATACGTTCATCCCCTTCAGTCGCACTTGTGCAGTGGCTTTTCTGGGATGTGTTTTCGCTTCCGTCGCCGCCACGGCACAACCTGGGCAGTCGCCCAAATATCAATTTGACCGTTGGACGACGGATGATGGACTGCCACAGAACGCTGTAACTGCCATTTTGCAAACACGCGACGGTTATTTGTGGCTGGCCACTTCCGACGGCCTGGCGCGCTTTGACGGTCTGCAATTCACCGTTTTCAACAAGGGAAATTCAAAAGGGATCGGCAGCAACCGCTTCGCCATGCTCTTTGAAGATCGCCACGGCGCGCTCTGGGCGGTCACGGACGAAGATTGGCTGGTCAAATACCAGGCGGGCGCGTTCACGACTTACACGCCCAAAGACGGCTTGCCTGCCGGAGAGGTGAAGCAAATCGAAGAAGACGAGTCAGGCGGGCTTCAAATCGTGATCGGAAAATGGCTGGTGAGATTTAAGGACGGGCGTTTCAGCAGCCAGGCGCTTGACGACTTGTTGCGGCTTCCCATCGGCGCCGGGCGCAGCGACTGCAACAAACTGGCCAGGCTTGAAGACGGGCGGCTGCATTGGTATTCGCACGGTCGTTTGACGACTTATTCTTTGCCACCCGGCTGGCCCGATTTCAAACTCTGCTCAATTTACGAAGATCAACGTGGAATCATCTGGCTCGCCACCGAAAACGCCGGACTGGTGAGCCTGCGCGATGGACGCTTCACCGTTTATCCGGTGCGGGAGCGCTTCCAGATCGGTGGGCCGGTGCAGGCGGATCGGAAGGGCAGCGTCTGGATGAGCGGAGACTATTCGTGGCTGGGCAGTTACAGCAATGGCCGCTTCACGCGCTATACCGCCCAGGAAGGCTTTCAGCCTGCCTCGGCCAATTGTTTTTATGAAGACCGCGAGGGTAATTTCTGGATCGGCGCTTCCGACGGGCTTTACCGAGCGCGCGAAACCGCGATCATGGTTCTCACACGGCAGGACGGTTTGCCGTCGAACGGCGTTTATTCCATTTGCGAAGACCGCGCGGGGCAGATGTGGTTCGGCACCTGGGGCGGCGGCGTTGCAAAACTCGGCGACGGGCGCTTCACGCATTACCCGATGAAAAATGGCCAGAGCGCCGGGTTCATCACGGCGCTTTACGAAGACCGCGCGGGCAATATGTGGATCGGCAACATGGGTGGCGTGTTTCGCCTTGATCAAGCTCCGGCGTCAAATCCGCGCGGACAAGGCAAGCCAAGCGCGATTACCGATGCGGATGGTTTTTTTCGTCACGGAGTCTGGGCGATTCATCAAGACCGTGCGGGACGTTTCTGGTTCGGCACAAGCCGTGGACTTGTCAAAGACGAAGATGGCCGCCGCACGCGCTACACTACAATTGATGGTTTGGCTGGCGACGACATAAAAGCGATTTTGGAGGCGCACGACGGCACGCTCTGGTTCGGTACCTGGAGCGGACTCACGCGCTACGCCGAAGGCCGTTTCACTGCATTCACCGAACGCGACGGCCTGGCCAGCGATCACATCCGCGCGCTTTACGAAGACGCGGACGGGACGCTTTGGATTGGCACTTACGATGGCGGCCTGAGCCGCTTCAAAAATGGCCGCCTGGCGCGCTTCACCACCAACGACGGATTGTTCAGCAACGGCGTCTTCCAAATTCTGGAAGACGCCGACGGGTATTTCTGGATGAGCGGCAACCAGGGCATTCATCGCGTCAGGCGGCAGGAACTGAATGATTTCGCCGACGGCAAGCTGCGTTCGATCACTTCGGTTGCCTATGGAAAAGCCGACGGCCTGCTCACCGTGGAATGTAACGGCGGACGCCAGCCGGCAGGTTGGAAAACGCGCGAAGGCAGGCTCTGGTTTCCCACCGCGCAGGGAGCGGCGGTGATTGATCCCTCGCGCGTGGAAGCCAACCGCGAACCGCCGCCTGTGGTGATCGAGGAAGTTCGCCTCAATGATCGAACCGTGCCACCGGGCGAAACGATAGTCATCCCGCCGGATCAAAACAGCAGCCTGGAAATCCGGTATCAGGCATTGAGCTTCATTCGCTCCAAACAGCAAAGATTCAGGTACAAGTTGGATGGGATGGATGGAGATTGGGTGGAAGCCGGTAACCGTCGCGCCGCTTACTACAGCCATCTTCCGCCAGGGCAATATGCCTTTACGGTGCTGGCGGCCAATGGCGACGGCGTTTGGAACACGCAAGGCGCGCATCTGCGCCTCAAAGTGCTTCCGGCATTTTGGCAAACGTGGTGGTTCAGGGCGGCGGTTGCGGCCAGCCTGCTTGCGATTTCGCTGTTTGCGGTTCAGTTGAGGCTTGCCCGTTTCAAACGCGAACAGACGATGCGCGACGCCCACGCGCGTCAGTTGATTGATTCGCAGGAGCGTGACCGCCAGCGAATCGCACAAGACATCCACGACAGCACGGGACAGTTGGTGAGCCTTATCAACCGCCACGCGCTGGACGGCTTGGACGAGCCGGAAAAGCAGGAACTGGCCACCGAACATTTCGCCAGGATTGCTTCGTACGCGGGCAAGGCGATCAACGAACTACGCTCGGTCGCCTATAGCCTGCACCCGGCTGAAATTGACCGGCTGGGGCTGACGCGGGCGTTGGCGGAGTTGGTCCGGCGATTCAATGTCTCGTATGCAATTGAGTTCACCTGCGATGTTAATTCGCCAGGCAATTCGATTGACTCATCGCTGCCGGGCGACGGCAAGGTGCATCTTTACCGAATTGTGCAGGAATGCTTCAACAACATCGCCCGTCATTCGCAGGCGACGAAGGCCAGCCTCGTTGTCAGGCGCGAAGCAAAAGCATTGCGGATTGAAATCCGCGACAACGGGCAAGGCTTCGATCAAGCTGCCGAATCAAACGGAAACCGCGTGGGGCTGGGATTATCCGGAATCACAGAACGCGCGCGCCTGTTGGGCGGCAGGGCGGAAATCGCTTCCGCGCCAGGGCAAGGCGTTCAGGTCACAATCATCATCAACCTGCCGGAGGCAACATCATGAGCAAACCCATTCGTCTTGTGGTCGCCGACGATTCTCACTTCGCGCGCGAAGCCCTGCGCCACTTGTTGGCCAAAGAGTCGTCCATCGAACTGGCGGCGGAAGCAAGAAGCGGCGAAGAGGCTTTAGCGCTGATCGAACAATATCGTCCGGACGTTGTTCTGCTCGACATCAGTATGGATAAGCCCGATGCCGGTTTTGAGGTTGCGCGCCAATTGCGGCAGCGAAAATCGCCCGCCAAAGTGCTCTTCTGGTCGGGGCAGGATTATTCCGACGCCCTGCTGCGGGAATTCGTTCATCGCGCGCTGGAACTGGGCGCGGCGGGCTTCATCGTCAAATCAGTCTCTTCCGACGAGATCATTGACGCCATCAAAACCGCCGGCGGCGGCCAGCGTCACTTCAGCAGCAGTTTGACCAAATACCTGCTCGACCTGCGCGATGGCGCGACGGCAATCGAAGCGCGATTTCCAAGCCTGCGCGAGCTTGGCGAGACGGATTACCGCATCCTGCTCCTGCTGGCCGAAGCCAAAACCAGCAAGGAAATCGCCGCCGAACTCCAGCTTTCTCCCCGCACGGTGGAAAACCACCTGAACGACCTCCGCGACAAACTCGACCTCAAAGGCCATCACCATCTGATGAAATTCGCCATCGAACACAAAACCGACCTGCTCGCGGCTTTCAGCTCCAGGGAGTAAAACTACTCCGGCAGGCCGAGTAGTTTTTGGGAGGTAGAGAGAGCAAAAGCGCTCTTCGCCGAAGTCCGAGCCATCCTCATAATCGCGCCGTCACGCAAGTAGCATTTCAACCGACCTTTCAAATCAAACAAGGAGCAGCCTATGAAGCTGGGATTTCTCTTCGTCTGCCTGATCGCCCTTTTTTTCATCGTTAACCTGGCGCTCGCTGCCGCCCCAGATGATCTTCTGCTCAAAGCCGCAAAAAAGGGTGACATCGCGCAGCTTGAGGCGCTCTTGCGTGGCGGGGCCAATGTGAATTCCGCTGACGAGAAAGGCCGTACCGCATTGATTGAGGCGGCGGCGGAGGGACAAACTCAAGCAGTAAAACTCTTGCTCCAAAGCGGTGCCAAGCCAAATCTTCAGGATAAAGAGAGTGTAACTGCGCTTTTAGTCGCAACAGCGAAAGGACATATCGAAACTGTTAGGGCTTTATTAGCTGCTGGCGCGGCAGTGAACTTCAAACACAAAGCCGGGCTGACCGCGCTAATGTTGGCTGCCGGTCAGGGCCATACTGAGGTCGTCCGATTACTGTTAGCGCAAGGGGCTGAAATCGGAGCAAAATCCGACCTCGGATTTGATGCGTTATGTTATGTCTCGCATGACAGATACTTTGCCATCACCCGGGGGCGCTGGCGCGACGGTATGCCAAAACATCCCGATACTATTCGGGTATTGCTTGACGCTGGTGCTTCGCCTGCCGCCACCCTCTGCTTCATTGATCCTGATTACTTGGCGAAAGCGCCCAATTCTTTCGCCATTCTTCCAGTTGAAGACCTTCGGACGGCAGACGAAAAGAAATCAGCTTTGGAACTCCCGGCGAAATTGGCCGAAGCGCTCGTCAAAGAATTCAAAATACGGAAGTACAAAGTTCTGCCTGCTGTGGAAGCTCAAAAGAAGCTACCCGCTGCAACCGGCACCAATTCGGAACCGCACATTGAGGCGAGTGTGGCCTGTGCGGCTGTCGGAACAGACGCCATCCTTCAAGTGCAATTGCTGGCTTCCAAAGCTCGAAGCTACGGTGTTGTAGACGTCAGTGGGATTGCAGTCGCCACTTCTCTCACGGACTGTAAATCCAGCCATATTCTCTGGAAAGACTGGAACGTTTATGGCGAATCCCGTGGTTTTATCATCGCCAGATTCGTCAGCGGTGCCCGCATGATTGCGAGTGCGATGGTTACTCAACTACCGCGTCACCCGAAGTAGCATATTGGCAACTTTGCATCAGAACCTGCGAATAGGCGCTTGCGCAATTGCTAGCAAATTCCAGAAGCCAAGAAAGTCAAATCAAACAAGAGGAAAAGGGTATGAGTAACACAAGAAGGTTGATGTTTATCTTTCTCGCCGTATTGCTCGCAATGTTACTTCCCGTAAACCAAGACTTTTCACAAGGAGCAACCTCACTCGCCACCAGGCAAGATGTTGACAAGGCCCAAGCAGGGCTGGCTGCGCCAGATCAAGTATCGCTGACCGTGAATGGCAGCTTCGAATCGGGGTGCACCGATCCGGGCGCTTCTTTTGTTCAACTTAACGCGGGCGATACTTGTTTGCCTGGGTGGGTCGTCCTACCCGTGAACATCCATTATGTTGGCAGCGGCTACTGGGAAGCCTCCGACGGATCCAGAAGCCTGGATTTGGATGGCGCTGTTGGGGCTGCCGGGGGAATCCGCCAGACTTTCAGCACAACGCCCGGCACGCGGTACAAGGTGAGCTTCGATCTGGCCGGTAATCCTGAGTCAGGGCCGACGATCAAGAGCATGCGTGTTTCAGCCGACGGCCAATCTGCGGTATTCAATTTCGACATCACTGGGAAGACGGTCAGAAACATGGGTTGGCGGCGCCAGACGTGGACCTTTACCGCTGACGATTCATCCGCCACGCTTCAATTTGTCAGCCTGAACGGGTCAGGATGGGGGCCGGCGTTGGATAATGTGAGCGTGCCTATGCCCGTCGCGACAGTCTCAGCCGCTAGCTTCATTCAACCGCCAGTTGCCAAAGAATCTATCGTGGCCACCTTTGGTGAAGGTTTAGCTACTGGCACACAGTCAGCCTCCACTCTTCCGCTTCCAACCATGTTGGCCGGTACGACAGCCAATGTTATCGATAGTTTGAACAAAGAGCGGTCGGCTAGGATCTTCTTTGTTTCACCTGCTCAGATTAACTATCAAGTGCCGCCAGAAACTGCGAATGGTTTGGCCACTATAGCTATCACCAGCGGGAATGGCATAGTCTCGTATGGTGCAGCGCAGATCGAAACGGTCGCCCCTGGTTTATTTTCAGCCAATACCGACGGGCAAGGTGTGCCGGCGGGTTATGTGCTGAGAATCAAACCTGATGGCTCGCAGGTCACCGAACCAATCGCCCGGTTTGATCCGTCGCAAAACAAGTATGTTCCTTTGCCGATAGACCTCGGCGCGGCGACGGATCAGGTATTCCTGATTCTGTTTGGCACTGGCATTCGCTATCGCAGTTCACTCTCCACGACGATGGCCAGCATTGGCGGCACGAATGTTCCTGTGCTTTACGCCGGCCAGCAAAGTGATTTTGTCGGACTCGATCAAGTCAATCTGAGCCTGCCGCGCACTCTGGCCGGACGAAACGAAGTTGACTTGGTGTTTACGGCGGACGGTAAGGCGGCAAACACCGTGCGCCTGAGCTTCAAGTAAAAGCGCCTTTGCGCAAAATGGCCATTGTCTGGCAGCCACATTTTCAAATCATGCCCGCATAGTATCCTCAGCCCGCGTTGAAGACAGCCTCTTCTCGAATTCCAAATTTCGGTTTGGAGAAAAACAATGACCAACCAAATTGGCTATGGCATCGTCGGTGGAATGATTGGCAGGGGGCAGGCTGCTGCGATTCGACAAATCCAAAATCAAACTGGGTGTGTGCAGTCGCTGGCTGTATACGGCCAGAACGAAGAGTATTTAGGAGTGTGTAAATTTTGGTAATTTACTTGGCTTCGCAGCTTGTGTTAAAAGACCGCTAGTGCCCGTCTTTTTTAATGCCCCTTGCCCAATCGTTGAAGTTCCGACCTTCCCGTAATTAACGAAACCAACTCCACGGTTTCAATTATCCCCTTGCAGTTCAAGTCTGCTGCCTGAAATTTGCCGCCCACTCAGGACCAGTTCTTCGGAGCTTCAGCTCACCCGTGAAGCGCGCATATCAATCCCATCGCATCCCAAAACTGCCTGGTGCCGGCAGAGCAGGGAAACGTGTGCCCGCTCGTCTCCCCAGGCAAATTGGAGAAACTATTCATGCTTTGGCGCGGACACAAAATTTTCTCGATTCTCTCTCTTTCCGTTTTTCTGTTGACCATTACGCTCACGGTTGCGGCGCAAACGCCGACGGTTGATGCCGAAGAGCAGGCGTTTTTGAAATTGATCAATGATTACCGGGCGCAAAATGGTTTGGGCGCATTGCGGATTTCATTGGCGCTGACGCGCGCTGCTGATTGGATGAGCGTGGATATGGCGTCGAAAAATTACTTCAATCATACGGACAGCCTGGGGCGTGATCCGTTCGTGCGGATGAGCGCGTATGGCTACAACTACAACGTGTACCGGGGAGAAAATATTGCCGCCGGGTACAGCGATGCCGCGCGCACCTTCAATTTGTGGGTGGCTTCGCCGTCGCACAATGCCATTATGCTCAGCCCGAATTTCAGCGTCATTGGCATCAGCCGGGCGAATAATCAAAATTCGACTTACAAATGGTATTGGGTGACGGATTTCGGTGGATATGTTGACACGCTGATTTCGATTGGAGGGACAACGGTTCAAGCTGCGCGAACGGTGAATGCAGGAAGCTTCGTGCAATCGGTCGCACCGGATTCGCTGGCGGCGACCTTTGGAACGCAGTTGTCACCCACAACCGCAGCGGCCAGTTCGCTGCCGCTGCCGTTGACGTTGGCCGGAATTACCGTAATGGTCAATAACTTGTCCGCGCCTCTGTTGTACGTGTCGCCGACGCAAATCAACTACCAGATTCCGACGAACATTGACCCCG contains the following coding sequences:
- a CDS encoding VWA domain-containing protein; this translates as MFGRVSVFAQSGRKPPQKPGEQQPKPGEAPPLRIETREVVLPLMAYDAEGNFVDDLQAKDVLVLEEGEARQVTRVKREPANIVLVMDCSNEIGTFKNAATERYYKAERPIWETGPDYQVISNPTTRTFANQFVSTLSPEDQIAIIQYSDKVQLIQDWTNDRQQALNSLASKFRVGIKSSYHDALRLAADKLQSQPNGRRIVVLVTDGIDSNSKTGKSKALLALEKSRASVFIIGWAEALRAELEIAIGWKANHEPGGINAAKRIEELRRYASELEGATAELRVMAESSGGELWLPPTHNDLIASNRKVSREIGAQYSLSFITERTPTLEDKRSIKVIAARQGVSLRSRSSYYIPDEPTTLTR
- a CDS encoding MBL fold metallo-hydrolase; protein product: MRVCVLGSGSAGNATLLVAGETRVLIDCGLSARETIRRIQSVGEDPARLDAIVITHEHGDHARGLGMLSKQYGTPVYVSTATLEACNLADKSKYVRRGEAITCSQDFEIGAFRFSPFKIPHDAADPMAFTVEAGGTKMGIAVDLGYINNLAADRFRGCDLLIIEANYETEMLRACTYYPWALKQRIMGRHGHTSNDEMARYLTEDFDGKAQHIVLAHLSQNTNHPDVARLAAINALQARAPLFSANAEQRVKVAPYDRPAEWIEL
- a CDS encoding argininosuccinate synthase; this encodes MSNPIKRVALAYSGGLDTSIIIPWLKENYHCEVVAIAGDVGQAEELDGLTDKALKTGAVECYVEDLRHEFITEYIWPTLKAGAVYEHKYLLGTSFARPVIAKRQVEIAKQTGCTALAHGCTGKGNDQVRFELTFKALAPEMEVIAPWREWDIVSREDAIDYATERQIPITASREKIYSHDRNIWHLSHEGGILEDPANEPEESMFELTVAPEKAPDAPEYVEIGFESGVPVSVNGEALDPIPLIEKLNQIGGRHGCGRVDLVENRLVGMKSRGVYETPGGTLLLAALRELESLCLDRESAHYKEIIAHKYAEMVYFGQWFTPLREAIDAFVNTLMAPVSGTCKLKLYKGNVIVAGRTSPNTLYRPDLASFTMGASYDQKDAAGFINILGLPLKVKALTQK
- a CDS encoding response regulator transcription factor: MSKPIRLVVADDSHFAREALRHLLAKESSIELAAEARSGEEALALIEQYRPDVVLLDISMDKPDAGFEVARQLRQRKSPAKVLFWSGQDYSDALLREFVHRALELGAAGFIVKSVSSDEIIDAIKTAGGGQRHFSSSLTKYLLDLRDGATAIEARFPSLRELGETDYRILLLLAEAKTSKEIAAELQLSPRTVENHLNDLRDKLDLKGHHHLMKFAIEHKTDLLAAFSSRE
- a CDS encoding ankyrin repeat domain-containing protein, giving the protein MKLGFLFVCLIALFFIVNLALAAAPDDLLLKAAKKGDIAQLEALLRGGANVNSADEKGRTALIEAAAEGQTQAVKLLLQSGAKPNLQDKESVTALLVATAKGHIETVRALLAAGAAVNFKHKAGLTALMLAAGQGHTEVVRLLLAQGAEIGAKSDLGFDALCYVSHDRYFAITRGRWRDGMPKHPDTIRVLLDAGASPAATLCFIDPDYLAKAPNSFAILPVEDLRTADEKKSALELPAKLAEALVKEFKIRKYKVLPAVEAQKKLPAATGTNSEPHIEASVACAAVGTDAILQVQLLASKARSYGVVDVSGIAVATSLTDCKSSHILWKDWNVYGESRGFIIARFVSGARMIASAMVTQLPRHPK
- a CDS encoding choice-of-anchor C family protein encodes the protein MSNTRRLMFIFLAVLLAMLLPVNQDFSQGATSLATRQDVDKAQAGLAAPDQVSLTVNGSFESGCTDPGASFVQLNAGDTCLPGWVVLPVNIHYVGSGYWEASDGSRSLDLDGAVGAAGGIRQTFSTTPGTRYKVSFDLAGNPESGPTIKSMRVSADGQSAVFNFDITGKTVRNMGWRRQTWTFTADDSSATLQFVSLNGSGWGPALDNVSVPMPVATVSAASFIQPPVAKESIVATFGEGLATGTQSASTLPLPTMLAGTTANVIDSLNKERSARIFFVSPAQINYQVPPETANGLATIAITSGNGIVSYGAAQIETVAPGLFSANTDGQGVPAGYVLRIKPDGSQVTEPIARFDPSQNKYVPLPIDLGAATDQVFLILFGTGIRYRSSLSTTMASIGGTNVPVLYAGQQSDFVGLDQVNLSLPRTLAGRNEVDLVFTADGKAANTVRLSFK